In Ostrea edulis chromosome 4, xbOstEdul1.1, whole genome shotgun sequence, a single window of DNA contains:
- the LOC125671140 gene encoding leucine-rich repeat and IQ domain-containing protein 4-like, with translation MSDTSENEDYSEKVIDGTLNLSSQDLIRLPPQIVNGIGPNITKLLLDFNEIIELPPSFGEACVNLQVLSLGGNHLKELPQNIGNLCQLRELHGIENALETLPDSLCKLRNLEVLKLTGNQLQALPNDLGEICCLKALYCDENKLTKLPLTFGLFTQLEILELSDNALTVIREGIGQLKSLKIFNVSNNKLEKVHNSLGDLEKLEMVDLSGNHLENLPDHFKSATCIQKFYCDENRLVDIPLWVSEMREALEITLSNNQFSKCAISEKMGSACTKLTLLDVGGNFMDNIPNSFGNMNNLKTLRLGSCIEELERRAFQNGNWLMYLPDSFCDLTRLTVLYLDENLLQELPKNFGNLVNLEFLDLGQNALHELPESFCKMRALKICQLSKNKIQILPSAFGDLSALEDLRLDNNMLEELPASFNNLTGLKSLDLFNNKLTEIPVALNYFKKLVRLDLSENHFNIPWYDVPQIVRQSHYAPRNPELKNNWRGRARQDLSMMEDKIIKMDVTTEDLDFEPPPKDLGLSENLLRGAVDHGMSFWKSHEGKGKRQKFVRMDNFSFLRVRNQHYSQLEDEEEGDDSEDDQEEEEESEVDDFEPPIFQPKRNGNEPLVNSLDDGYNAISEVTEGENWDDELEEVYDPNDIQYDDAYFNNIYQHPKPRTLAEAGYIVDDHLCLPYDIHVQPVPKEKTEFHVEAGQFDDDSDENVS, from the exons atGTCGGATACATCAGAAAATGAAGATTACAGTGAGAAAGTCATTGATGGGACTCTGAATTTATCCTCCCAGGATCTTATTAGACTTCCTCCTCAGATCGTCAATGGAATTGGTCCCAATATTACTAAATTACTGCTGGACTTCAATGAGATTATTGAACTTCCACCTTCTTTTGGCGAGGCTTGTGTTAATCTTCAGGTACTTTCTCTGGGTGGAAATCACTTAAAGGAGTTGCCACAAAACATAGGGAATTTGTGTCAGTTGAGAGAGTTACATGGAATTGAAAATGCACTTGAGACTCTCCCAGACTCATTGTGCAAATTACGTAACTTAGAAGTGTTGAAATTAACAGGTAACCAACTTCAAGCACTACCCAATGACCTTGGTGAAATTTGTTGTCTTAAAGCACTTTACTGTGATGAAAATAAGTTGACAAAACTGCCTTTAACATTTGGATTATTTACACAACTTGAAATCTTGGAACTGAGTGATAACGCTCTCACTGTCATTCGAGAAGGGATTGGTCAATTGAAGTCGTTAAAGATATTTAATGTGTCAAATAATAAATTGGAAAAGGTTCACAATAGTTTGGGAGATCTTGAAAAACTTGAGATGGTTGATTTATCTGGTAATCATTTGGAGAATTTACCAGATCATTTTAAGTCAGCAACTTGCATTCAGAAGTTTTATTGTGATGAAAATCGACTGGTTGACATTCCATTGTGGGTGTCAGAAATGAGGGAGGCACTGGAAATCACCCTGAGTAACAACCAGTTTTCAAAATGTGCCATAAGTGAGAAAATGGGATCTGCCTGTACTAAACTGACACTACTAGATGTTGGTGGAAATTTCATGGACAATATTCCAAACTCGTTTGGAAACATGAACAATTTGAAGACACTGCGACTTGGAAGTTGTATTGAAGAACTGGAAAGAAGAGCCTTTCAAAATGGCAACTGGTTGATGTATCTACCAGACAGTTTTTGTGATCTGACGAGATTGACAGTGTTGTACTTGGATGAAAACTTGCTGCAGGAATTGCCGAAAAACTTTGGAAATCTGGTGAACTTGGAATTCTTAGACTTGG GCCAGAATGCATTACATGAGCTTCCAGAATCATTCTGTAAGATGAGGGCTTTAAAAATTTGCCAGTTATCAAAAAACAAGATTCAGATTTTACCCTCAGCATTTGGTGACCTTTCTGCACTAGAGGATCTTCGTCTTGATAACAACATG cTAGAGGAACTGCCAGCGTCTTTTAACAATCTGACGGGGTTGAAGTCATTAGACCTGTTCAACAACAAGTTAACAGAAATCCCAGTCGctttgaattactttaaaaaattggtGCGTCTGGACTTATCAgag AATCATTTCAACATTCCCTGGTATGATGTTCCACAAATCGTCAGACAATCACACTATGCTCCGCGTAATCCTGAACTGAAAAATAACTGGCGTGGTCGAGCTCGACAAGATTTATCAATGATGGAGGACAAAATCATCAAG ATGGATGTTACGACAGAAGATTTGGACTTTGAACCTCCACCCAAGGATCTGGGATTGAGCGAAAATCTTTTGCGTGGTGCAGTGGACCATGGAATGTCTTTCTGGAAATCCCATGAAGGGAAGGGAAAAAGACAAAAATTTGTTCGTATGGATAATTTCAGTTTTTTGCGTGTCAGAAACCAGCATTATTCCCAGTTGGAAGATGAAGAAGAGGGAGATGACAGTGAGGATGATCAGGAGGAAGAGGAAGAGAGTGAGGTAGATGATTTTGAGCCTCCAATATTTCAACCTAAAAGAAATG GCAACGAACCGCTGGTGAACTCCCTGGACGATGGATATAATGCTATATCAGAGGTTACAGAGGGAGAGAACTGGGACGACGAGTTAGAGGAAGTGTATGATCCAAATGATATTCAGTATG ATGACGCTTACTTTAACAACATATACCAGCACCCCAAGCCAAGGACTTTGGCTGAGGCTGGCTACATAGTGGACGATCATTTGTGTCTTCCTTATGACATTCATGTCCAACCAGTGCCCAAAGAAAAGACAGAATTTCATGTAGAGGCTGGACAGTTTGATGATGACTCAGATGAAAATGTGTCATGA